DNA sequence from the Candidatus Fluviicola riflensis genome:
TTTCGCCGGATGAACAACCGTATAAAAATAATTGGTACTGTCCGCGTCTTGTTCAAACAGTATTTTTTCTTTGGAGGGAAAAGGAATAACGAAACTCAGAGGTTGATTGGCATGAATGCGTTCAAGATGCATTTCGGCGCTGTAATTTTCATTCCATTGATCGAATCGGAAACAATGAAGGTCATTTTCGCGAAGCACAGGCCGCATCGTTTGTTGCAAAACGGTGATGTTTACATCAAAACTTTCGAGCATGTCTTTGAACTTCATGGGTAAATAATACTCGATTTCGCCCGATTTTTCCAGTAATTCCTGTGTATAAGCCACAATGATACGTTTGCTTCCATAGGCTGGGATGGGATAAATCCGTGCTTTGAAATTGTTTCCCTTCGACCACTCGATCAGCCCGGGGTCAACATTTTGGCGAATAGTCGATTCGAACGCAACCCGGCCCTGTGCTTTATCGACCACCACACCGTCGCGGAGTTGTCCGCCAACTTCCATAGCAAAACGCGAAATGGTTTGTCCGGCAGCGAGAGGAAAATACAATTCACCTTCCAGCACGCGCGCTTCCTCACTGTAAAATGTCATATCCAATGTGGTAACCGCGATGTTTCCGACTACCTGAATATCAACTTTCAGTCGATTCATGCCCAGCGGCGTGGAAATCTGTCGGGCATTATCAACCATTAGTGCCGGAAAAGCTTTTGAAGAATCGTCTGTTTGAGGAGTTGCCTGCTGGAATGCCGAGGCGAAAAATGCGGTTCCAATGATCGCTACGGTCATTATTAAAGCAAGCGGTGAGATTTGTTTCATCATGTGTAGTTGTAGTTGAATGATAGCGCTTTAACGCACAAAAAAGATTCGTAGTGCGGCGGTCTTCGTTTCAACGCCTGAAAGGTAGTAATGATGAATTGAATGGTGGTTATTTTGTTCTTGAATGAAAATGGAATTGTATGGCAGTGTCACGATACTCCCGTACAATTCCAGTCAGAATTCATATCGTGAACTCACGTTATTTAATAATCGTAATGTATTTTCTTATCGAATTGTAATGTACATATCCGTAACCGTTCGTGGTACGGGAATAAGCAACCACATCAAATGAATGTGCACAGGTAGCAATCGGAACCCAAACGCCGGAGCCAGGTGCATTTTGATTCTGTATACCAGCCCAGTTTCCTTTTGCAGGCGTATAGGAGTCACTGGCCAGTAATGCTGATCGTCCGTCACCCCAATTAGCGGTAACATTGTAGCTCAACAGATTTCCTTCCGGTTCCCAGGCATTGAAATTGACGACAATTCCGTCCGTAAGACTCTTCATCTGAGCGATTGCGCAGGTATTCACCATTGTGACACCATGTTTCACGGAATTGATTTTGACATCTGGAACAGTATTGTCGATACTCAATGTAAGTGTTTGCGCGGTAGTATCGATTAATGCTTTGGCTGCGTTGAAAAATTCGACTTCAAACTGATGAATTCCCTGTGTTAATTGATTGGAATCGAACTGAAACAATAGGTCATGAATCGAATAATCAACTCCGGCCAGCGGCAGTAGATAGTAATTTCCTGCATCAGGTCCGAAAGCTTGGAGTTCATAATCGCCAAGAATGGTGTTCCAGCTGTAATTGTACCAGGCAGTTCTGTAATAGGAGAAACTTCCTGCTGTACCCTGACGATGTTTGATTTTGATGTAACGGGCACCGCCGGCAATCAATGCATCCAGTTTTGCCTTGTTTCCGACGATATTCAAACGTCCGCCAAAAGCAGCATTGCTGACCACCACCATATATGGAGCCTCGGTTGTTGCGCGGCCGCTTGCGTTGATTTTAGTTGTCGGAATCAATCCCACACAACCCATTACCGGTCCCATGAGTGCAGGATTGATGGTTGGTTTTCTGGAGAAATACAATGTGTGCAATGATGTAAAGTTGTTCCAGAAATTAGCAGGCGTGTCAATCGTAGAAGTCGGCGTAGTAGAATGTATTTTGAGTCCGAAACGTGTATAGGGGGGAAGAATAGCCGGAACCAATGAAACATTCAACTCAGTGAGTTTGAACCGGAATTTCCATACACGGTGTGGATTGGGATTGTTGGGTGACGGTTCAAAAGCAGACTTAAACTGTGCGCTGTCGGTTGATAAACCTGTCCACGTTCCTGTTCCCAAATAAAACTGTCGCCCAATTTTGTTGGGAGTATTTGGAAATTGTGCATAATTAACATCAACATTCGGTGTGATGTTACCGGTTCTGTCACGGTCGAAAGTAAACCAGAAATAATCGCCCACACCGCTGTCGTTGCCCGTATCGGAGATCATGTCTAATGCGGCGTACAAAAATTGCGCATCGTTTTTAGTTACCAGAAAACCACCAGGAATGACAAGTTTTCCTGCGCCAGCCCAAACCGCGTCACCTAATCCTTTTGTTAGCTGGATGGGCATTTCAGCCCATGTAGAAGTTGTAATCATAAGTATGGTATAAATTGCGCCTACTCGATACGGTTTTCGGCATCGCCGTTTTTCTTATTTTCAGTGTCGGTAGTTTTGAAAAAGCGATACAGTGCATACATGATGGTAAGAAACTGCACAGGGGAACTGTTTAGTGAATAGTGTTCATTCAGAACTTTACCCGTGGTTACAGGCGATGAGAATCAAAACTACAGACAAGTTGTTGATGTTTTAACGGAAATGAGTAGTTGACAATAATAAACACATCTTTTGTGGAAATAAATTTTTAAATAGCTGAAATACAGTTAGTTGAACTATTCCAGCCGTTTAAACACTCTGAAAAATAGCGTTTCTTATCCGCGTGCCTACTCAGGCACTGAAAAACAGTGACAATCAGGAAAGTTTTCCTTTTAAAGCTCAACGATTTTGCGTTCGGATTTTAATCGTTTCCTTTTACAGAAATCACCGAATAATGAGTAGTCGTAAAGAAGTCGCGCAGAAACGGCAGATTAAAAACAGGCCATAACTTACGTGTTTTTAGCTTGAATTTCACTTCGTAATTCGGGTTGATAAAATAGAGCGTTTCGCGGTCGAACTGATAATTGCGTTTTGAAACGATTTTCCGGAAACGGGCAATGGAAAGTCCGGTAGATTTCACTTCCAGTAAATTCTCGATTGTTGCTTCGCTTTCGCCGAAAAGCTTCAGGATTCCGCGATACATAAATACCGGTAGAATATGAAAGTACGGGAGCTTGGTCAGGAATTTACTGCGGCAAATTTGCTGGTGTCCGCCAAACGGCATGCGCCAGGGAGGAAAGGCCAAAAATACTTTCCCGCCTGGATTGAGAAATTGTTTGAGGTATTCCATGAATTTGTCCTGATCGTGAATGTGCTCAATCGTATCGCGCATAATCACCAAATCGAATCGGTGAAATGTGTCGGGACTTACTTCATAAATGTCTTGCGCAACCAGTGTTAAGTTGGCTTTCAAAGGATGTTCGGCAAAGAAAACTTCTCCGTTGGCAATTTTACTTTCAGACAAATCGATTCCGATCACTTTACAACCAAGGTCAAGGAACGGTTTCAGGTTTCCACCTTCACCACAACCTATTTCAGCTACAACCAGATCCGGAGTCAGCTTCATGACTTCCTGAATATAGGGAATCACATGCTTTTCGGTGGTAAATACCTGTTCCTGAAAATAACGTTCTCTGTTGGTATGTCTTTCGTACATCTTTGTAATCGCTTTCTTGCTTTGGTGCAAAGTGGCTCAAAACTACAATTTAGTTTGCAGAATTCAGGAATCGGCTTTTAAAAAGTGTTCGGTTCCGGATGAACGTATCACTGATTTGGTTGTAAATGGCTTTGTTGTAATTTAGAAGTATGTTAATCCGGCTGATCGTTTGTTGTTGCTGTCTGATTCCGTTGTTTGTCAATGGGCAGCTGCGTATTGCTAAAGACAATTTATTATGCGCGTACGGATTAAAGAATGATCAGCAAAAATGGATTGTTCCGGCTTCTTTTGTGACATTGGATGTACTTGAAAACGGAGTCTACAAAACATTTGACGGCCAGCTTTATGGATTATTAAATGCCCAGGGAAAAGAAATTATTCCGCCAACCTATGACAAAATCGAACCAAACGGCTGGGGAATGTACCAGGTTGTTTTAAATGACAAAACCGGGTTCATTAACCGCAGCGGGCAAGTGAAAATCGCACCGGAATATGATCGCTACAAATTCACCAAAGATCGGAAAATCCTCTTGTACCGTTCTGTCAAGGATTCAGTTTACATGACTTATTATACCACTTATGTCGATACAAGTGGGAAAATTTTATTACAGGAACAAAAAGGAATTATTCTGCCGTTTGTAAAACGCTGGAATAGTGACTACGATGATCGGGAGCATCCAACTAAACAATTGGCATTTATTGGGGATGGCTTTTATGGTTTTGACAATGTGATGAACAATGTCGGGATTATCGATGAGAATGGCAAAGAAGTCATTCCCCGCATTTACGACCGGATAGATTACCGGGATGAACAATCGTTTTGGATCTGGAAGAATGAAAAATTGGGTGCCATATCGCGGACCGGTCAAATCATCATTGAACCGAAATACGTTGCATACACAATCGGGGAATACGGTAAACGGCTTGAAATCAGGGGAAATGCTACTCGCTTACTTCAGATTGTGGGAGAGGATGGTAAAAGCGGATTGATGAACACATCCGGGCAGGTTGTTTTGGAACCAAAGTACGATCAGATTGAACGGATGTATCCGAATATGCAAACTGATTTGGCAACTTACCTGGTTTATTCGGGAGATAAAACGGGCATTGCAGGAAAAAGCGGATCATTGACGTTTGATCTTGTTTACGATACGTTAATTCCAATCGCGATTATTGATCAAAAAGCACCGTACGGCCAACAAGTGAAAGCCACCTATTTTTTCTTTCGCCAGCAAGGAAAATACGGCTTGATGAAAGGTAATGGTGAAATTCTGGTACAGCCATGCTACGATGAGTTTGTCCGTTATTACGGAAACCAGCGTTCACTGCAGTTTTTATCCGATAAAACAGAAATTTTGTTATTGGAAATGCGCGCTGATGCCTTGATTAAGGAACAATTGCAAAAGGTTTCTTCATTCAAACATATTCAGTTTTTTGGTTCCGGAGATTTATTGTACCCTTTTAAAGAGGATAAACAATCGGGAAGTTTGAAATTGATCGAATCATTTGAACAGACGAAACATTTGATTACCGTAAGGGAATATCCACGCGAATATAAGAGCTTGCTTTTTGATCTGAAAGGAAAACCAGTTGGTGGTAAAAATGTCCGTTATGTCAAATACACAGACAAAGACCATGCAATCATCCGTTGCGAACATAATAAAGTTGGATTGCTGGATGTCAGATCCAAAAAATGGCTATTGGATACCGTTTACCTTGACGTAAAGCAATCGAACAACGGTAAAGGAAACGTTTATTTTTGGGGACAAATCTATCCGCCAAAAGGAGAACATATTTCACCCGGATGGCAGGTGTTTGATACCTTAGGGAAATTGAAAATAAAGACTCTTTTCAGTAATGTTGTTACGGGGGGTGACACCGTGATTGTGGAATCTAATGGAAAACGCGGAGTCATGAATGGACAACTGGAATGGATCATTGAACCCGATTATCAGCAGTTGCAAAAAATCAGTTCCGATCACTATGTGGTCTATACCAAAGGACGGCATTTCGGATTGATCACAGCCTCAGGAAAATTAGTGGCTGATACCATTTTTACGGCGTTTCAACCGGTTTATTCTTTTGAAAATCACTATACAACAAACGCAGAATCCATTGAAAAACCGAGCCAATGGTGGTTGTTTACCAATGAAAAGGAACGCAGGCTATTAAACAACAGTGGAGATTCGTGGTCTTCAAAAGGTTCCGCTGCAGAACTACAGCAATTGAACCAACACCTGGATGATTTTGTATTAAAAGGAAACAGAAACCAGGCGAGTGGTACATTGAGATTGATCATTGAACCGGATTTGGAGGAGAAAGTACGAAAATCGGCAATTAAGAATAATCTGATTGCTCATGTTCGGTCTGAATACAATAAATCAACTCACTGCAATGATTTCGACAGAATCATTTATGATCCCCGAACGGAAGCATCACCTTGTTCCGGATCGATCAATTATACGTACCGGCTCATCGATTTCGGGAACAAATTTTATACGTTGAAAACAAGTCATTATGTGCAGCACTATTCCATGGAAATGCCTATGGATTCGGAAGAAATTTACCATTTTTATAATGTAGTAAAAGTAGGAAATACGTTTCGCAAAGTTGAATTGGCAGACATTTTCGGAACTGGAAATGTGTTGCAGGAAGAATTGTTGCGCATTATCAAAGAACGCGATGACCTGAATTTGGATTGTTCATCACCGGAAAATATGGTTGGTCGCCTGGAAGGGCGATTTAGTTTGTCGGATAAAGGTGTAACAGTTTATTACAACACCAATACAGTTGGTACAGTTGAGTTTCTGATTCCGAAGTCAAGATTGGCACTGCGTAAGGAAAGCAAGTGGATATTACCTTATTTGAGCGAATAATGAAAAACCCGGCGGGCAAAGTTGCCATTCCCCGCCGATCACGAATTAAATTTTATACTCAATCTGTTTTCCTTGCATTTGCTTACGGTAAGACCCCAATTGAACATCGTTTCCAACATACAATTTGTGCAACATCGTTTTGATATCCTGGCTCATCAACGTCAGGTATTCCATTTTTCGCTGAGACATTCCGTAAGTAAGCACATCCAGTTTCTGAGCATCAGGCAGGTTGTTTGAATCAGCGAGGTGCATGAAAATTTCCGTGACATAATTCGGGGATTTCTGCTTAAGTGCTGCCAATTGCTCAATCATCCATGAAATAGCTTGCGTGCTCGGTTGTCCGTACCAGTGGCCGGATGTGCTGTTGGCCATTCCTCCGGTACGTGTATCGGCATTGGTCATTGTTCTCAAACCTTCCATTGTTTTTTTCTCAATGGCGTTTTTGAGCATGGCCACCGTTTTCAGATTCTTGTTTTTGGTACTTTGCAAAATGGTATCAATCCCGGATTTGGCAATCGGCATCGGATTCTTGCCGAACTTATAGGTTTTGTTATCACCATCAGCTTCCCAGCGAACCGAGCTTCTGAATGGGATTTTACTTTTAGCCGAGTAATCAATCAAGACATTTAAAAAGTCGGGGCAAAAAAAGTGAATATTGTGGTGAGACGAAATACAATCAATGCGTTCCGCGCCTACGATATCGGCCAGTTTTTGAAACTGTACATTCACTTCCTTGCGAACAATAGCCACTTGTGAAGAATCGAAATTAAAGTCGGTAATGTCCCGGAAATGATAACGCTGATTCAGGTTATTCCATTTGGTAAGCGAGTTTTCTTCCTGGAAAGCTGGCGGGCCAGCGGTTGTGTTGACATGCAATCCGATCCCGCATTTATTTCCTGCATCGTTAATAGCTGTAACCAATTGTTTGATAGCGAATTCGTCGGCATAATTTGCCATGACGTGTACCGATGTTACCAATCCGGCAGAAACAGCGCCCAGAATGGCCTTGTTTACGCTGGAATTGTATCCGTAATCGTCTGCTGTGATAATCAATTTACTCATAGTGAATGTTTATAGTGATCAGGCGAATATACTAAAAACCTGAATTCGAATTTAATTTTAGACCGCCGATTCATATCGACTAGCCCATGTTTTTTCCCACGAATGCACTCATTTTTTGCTCGGCTAACGCACTCGCTAAGTAGACAACAAATGTTATACTTGTGTAATAAATTATAAATAAAGCGTGTCCGTTAGGCACGCTATAATTCGTGAATTTGTGGGAACCAAATGCAAAAACTTGTAAAGTAAATTAGCTGACTTTCCCGTCAACAAAATACCATGTTCCATTTTCCAACTGAAATGTTGAATGCTCACGATGAACATTCGGAATACGGTTTTCATCGAGGAAATGAGCGCTGAAAGTAACTGTTGTAGTAGTGAAATCATGAATTTCAAGTTTCAGCCATGTACATTGTTCAGCCCATTCTTTGATTGTTTTTTTGGAATAATATTTCCGGGTAGAAGGATGAGTTGTATCCAATAAATAATCGACAGCAATCGTGCAATAAGCGCTGTATCTCGACCGCATTAATTGTTCAGCGGCTCCGGCTTTTTTCAAGCCTTTAATAAGCGGTTCGCAACACCCGGAAAAAGGCAAAAGCGAACCGCAATAACATGTATTGGCAGATTCCAATTTCGCCTATTCACTAATGTTATAAACTCCCGAAAGCGTTTTGCAGGTACTTCGGTCAACAGAAGCGCATTTTTTCTCAGTCACCGTTACCGATTTTTCGCTCACAACAACAGTTACAAAAGTACAACCATCTTCTGTTTCAGCAAAAAGTTGTGTTTCCGATACTCCGGGTTTCAGAATTCCTTCCAGCATATTATTTCCTTCACAATCTTCATAATCTGCGCCAACAATCGCAAAGAATGAAGTTCCGTCACCGGCAGCTAAAATAGAAATGGCAGAACCATCAGCTCGGGAGTAAGTCATTGGCATTACGAATTCTTCCTCAGTCAATTCTGTTTCTTCACCATCGGTATATTCTTCGTCGGCGTAGTCTTCTTCATCGTAATAGGTATCAATCGGAGTGTTTTCAATGTACCATGCCTGAAGTGCTTCGTAATTCAATGTCATGTGATATACCTGATCGGCAGCACCTGAAGTATGAAGCTTCATCGAAGGTTGTTTTTTCTTGTCCAGGAAAAAGTCCATCATAAACGGGGCACCTTCCGATTCAATCATATCAACTGTAAACGATTTATTTGTTTTTGTACAAGAACCGTAACCACCGGCAGAAAAAAGTAAGTCTCCTGTTTCACCAAAAATATTTTGTGCTACGAAAAAGCATTTTCCCTCCGTTTGTTCGCTGGGAGCAAAATCAAATCCTGAACGTCCGGTTTCATCAACATAACGCCCGTAATAACTGGCATCGGGCTGAGCGAAAGAGGCAATTGAATAAAGTAGGGTAGTTAAGAAAAGTAAGTGTTTCATGTGTTTTTTTTGATAAATGTAGGAATTTGTCTCACGCGTTTGTCATTTCTGTTAAAAGGATTTTGTAAGTAAGTTTGTTCCGTCGAAAAAATCAATTTGCGAACCGATGTGAATTATGAAAGAGGTCCAATTGTCTGTTTCCCTTACGCGTGATGAAGTAGTTGAAAAATTGCAGTCCGTTTTTTCAACAGAAAAGTGGAAGCATCTTGATTTGATAACTCAGGATAGGCAATTTACTCACATTCGTACCAAGAGAACATTATCAGATGTGTTTTTCAGCAGCAATGATGTTGATCCCTTGTTCATCGATTTACACTTGAAAGAATTTGGACAAACTACACAATTGATTATTACACCAAGTACACAGGGCTATTTACTGGCAATCAAGGTTTTTGTATTACCAGCCATGTGGATTATTGCTCCCGTATTTGCCGTTTACCATATAGGCTGGAACATTCTCCTGAAACTTATCCCGACACTTTTACTGATTCAGTTGTTATTGTGGTGGATGAACAGATCTTATACAAAGTATACGCGTGAGATTATGACGGAATTGACTGAAGTATTGAAGCCGTTTGAAGTCAGGAATTAAGTAAATCATTCCTGAATCAGGTAAAACACCAATACACCGATTGCCAGTCCCAGTAAGATCAATGCAATTACATACAATAGGGTTTTGGCTGATGATCGTTGTTTGACAGGATTATTGGCTGGTTGTTTGACTGTTGAGATCACAGATTCTTCTTTGATAGAATCGCCCGAGCTGGTAACCGGCGTAAACCGTCTGGTAATCGCAGTGAGCATTTCCAGGTTAAGCGTTTCGATTGCGTTAGCTTGTAGTTCTTCAATGGTGAAAAAGATCGTTCCGTTGCTCAGTTTTACAACGTAGTGAAAAGCATCATTGATCGTATACAGTTCATAAGTGCCAATCTGGTGATTAAAAATTTTGACTTTGGTAAGGAGCGATTGGATGTCGCTTTCATTGAACGTGGCCTGCATGTGTGTTCTCAATTAATGGAAGTAAGGAGCTTCAATATTTCGTAATAAATAGTTTTTTGGTCGCCGAATAACGGAATTTGTATAAGTAACTT
Encoded proteins:
- a CDS encoding SAM-dependent methyltransferase; translation: MYERHTNRERYFQEQVFTTEKHVIPYIQEVMKLTPDLVVAEIGCGEGGNLKPFLDLGCKVIGIDLSESKIANGEVFFAEHPLKANLTLVAQDIYEVSPDTFHRFDLVIMRDTIEHIHDQDKFMEYLKQFLNPGGKVFLAFPPWRMPFGGHQQICRSKFLTKLPYFHILPVFMYRGILKLFGESEATIENLLEVKSTGLSIARFRKIVSKRNYQFDRETLYFINPNYEVKFKLKTRKLWPVFNLPFLRDFFTTTHYSVISVKGND
- a CDS encoding preprotein translocase subunit SecA; translation: MESANTCYCGSLLPFSGCCEPLIKGLKKAGAAEQLMRSRYSAYCTIAVDYLLDTTHPSTRKYYSKKTIKEWAEQCTWLKLEIHDFTTTTVTFSAHFLDENRIPNVHREHSTFQLENGTWYFVDGKVS